The genomic DNA AAATCACTTATTCAAACGTCGGTTACAGACGGCGTACGTCCGTAAACGCAGCGGTCAATTCCACTTAAATCCTTGGCAAAGCCAATGCTATGATAGCCCTGACCTGACATAATGTCGGCAATTTGCTGTGCCTGTTGCCAGCCAGCCTCAAACAGTAGCATGCCATTGGGGGCCAACAGCATTTTGGCACTCTGCGAAATACTTCGATAAAAAACAAGCCCATCTTCACCGCCGTCCAGCGCCATTTTAGGCTCATAGCGCACCGGCTGCGGCAGCTCTGTCAGCTCCTTGGCCGTGAGATAAGGCGGGTTTGAAATAATCATATCCAGTTTTGGTAACCCGAGCGGTGCCAAATCGCCGAGCACATCGGCTTCCATCACGCTGATGCGCGGACAATCTTTGGTATTCTCACGTAGATAACGCAACGCTTCCTTAGAAAGTTCCAGCGCATATACCTCACACTGAGGCAAATTCTGTGCTACCGCCAGCGAAATCGCGCCGCTTCCAGCACAAAAATCAGCAACCTTGGCCAAAGGCTCCTGCGATAAAAGGCCCAGCGCAGCATCCACCAGTGTTTCAGTGTCCGGGCGGGGAATCAGCACCCCCTCACCAACTTTAAGTGGTATGGAGTAAAACTCCCACTCACCGAGCAGATATTGTAACGGATAGCCATCGACGAGCCTCTTGACCTTCTGAGAAAAAATCAGTGCATCGTCGGCAGCAATTTCATCATTCGGCCGGGTATGCTGTGCCTGTGCCCCAAACTGGGCATAAAAAAGTTGTGAAAGATCAAAATCTGCCGTATCATGCGTCAGTTTTTTACGACATTGAAGATATAGCTGAGAAACGGTCATCTTTACCACCTATCGTCTTCCTGATTCTGCGGGATGCAGGGCCTCATCGCGGCAATAGCGGCCTCGATTTCTGATACATCTGGTTCATTGGTCGTCAGCCGCTGCAGCCACAACCCCGGCGCGGAGATAATCCGTGTGCAAGGGGTGTCATAGCGCCCCGCCAACTTAATGATCTCATAAGCGATGCCAACCACCAGCGGCAGGCAGACCAGCTTTAACGCAATGCGCACGATGAGATTATCCCAGGTTACAAGCGAAAAAACCAGTGCTGAAACCACCAGTACAATGAGAATGAAACTGGTGCCACAGCGCGGGTGAAAACGCGAATGCTTCATCACATTTTCAGGTGTCAACTCTTCACCCGCCTCGTAGCAGGCGATGGTCTTATGCTCGGCCCCGTGGTATTCAAACACACGGTGAATTTCAGGCATTCGGCTGACCAAAAATAAATAAGCTAAAAAAATACCGATTTTAACAACTGCCTCAATCAGTGACAATAATAGCCGCGTAGCGACAAACGGACGAATAAGCCCGATAAGAAAGGTTGGTAGCACCATAAACAATGCCACTGCCAGCAACACACCGAACACCCCGGCGACTCCAGCTAAAACCTTTGAGAAATTCTCCCCAAACCAGTCCATCAGCTTTTTTTCAAAACCGCTGGGCTCTTCTTCAAAACCAGAAATCTCAGCAGATTTCATTAGGCATTTATAGCTGACAGCCATACTGTCAAAAAAATTAAATACGCCTCGTATAATAGGTGTTTTTTTATACCAAGGTTTGGAGCCTTCCTCGGTTCTCCATTCGGAAATATCTAGCTCACCATTGGGTTTACGCACCGCCATAGCGGTGGTATAGGGCCCTCGCATCATTACGCCTTCTATAAGCGCGCTGCCGCCTATTGAGGTCTTTTTACGCTCGTTTGTATTGCTCAATATGGTTGTTCCTCCCCGCCCTGTTCAGGCGCCTTGTGTTTAAGCTGTTCATAAAGTGTGGCGTTGGGTATGCGTATGGTGACGGTTGTGCCCTCATCCAAAACCGATGTTACCTCCAGCACGCCTAAAAACGCCGCGACAATTTCGTCAGCAACAGCCAGCCCGATACCGGAACCACGTCGCGTTAAATTTGCTTTGTAGAACTTTTTCTTGATCTTCGGCAGATCCTCCGGGCTGATTCCGCAACCCGAATCTGTCACCGAAATGACAAAGTAACCATTCTGCTGCTGGACCGCCACCTTGACGCTGCCGCCCGCGTCGGAATATTTGATAGCATTATCTATGATGTTGATAAATACCTGACGCAACCGGTTTTTGTCGGCCATGACCACAGCCGCCTCGAGCTGTTCGTCATAGGTCAGTTTGATCTCCTCGCGACGTGCCTTTTCAGTGTACATTAGCACCGCTTCTTCAAGTTCGGCCAACAGGTCGATTCGTTCGATGACCAATTTAAAGCGCCCCGACTGCATGCGCGAAAAATCGAGTAACTCTTCCACCATCATCGCCAGACGGTCGGTTTCGCTGATGATGACTTGCATACCCTTCTGCACTGTTTCGCGGTCGCCCGCGTCGGCGTCGCGTATCGTCTCGCTCCAACCCTTTATGGCGGTGAGCGGTGTTCGAAGCTCGTGCGAGACAGACGAAATAAACTCGTTTTTTAGTTTTTCGGAGTTTCCCAATTCCTCCGCCATATAGTTTATGGTCTCGCACAGATCGCCGATTTCGTCGTCGTTTCGGCTAACCAAGCGGGTTGCAAAGTCTCCCTGTGCAATTTTTCGCGCCGTCTTTCCTATTTCCCCCACCGGAATAACAATGGAACTGATAAAGTAAGAGCCCGAAAGCACCATAAAAAATATGATGGCAACACCAAATACCACCGCAACGGTAATAATTGAAAAAATTAAGCTATCCACCTTGGCGAGCGATACCACTAACCGTACAGCCGTAATACTTTCGTCATTGACAGGTGCAACACAGCTAACCGCCATAATGTTTTCCTCGCCGATACGCCCCTGAAATCTGCCCATGCCATCGGATGCAACAAGCGCTTCCTCAAAATCGGGCATCTCAATTTTTTCGGCCACCGGAAAACCCGACGACGTCGTGGTAATGCCACCGTAAGCATCCACCGCCATCAGCTCCATGCGGTCGCGCTGCTCAAAATTCTCGATGAGACTTCGAACTTCACGCTGGTAGTCGGCTGAGGGATCGATAGAATATTTTGACAACAGCGTGCTGACGGTGTTCGCCTGAGAAACTAGCGTCTGTTGCACCGAGGAATAATAGAACATGCGCACCGCCAGTATGACCGCGACCTCGACGAGCACCAATATGACAAGGATAATCCCAAGGCTACCCGTGAGCCAGCGGGTGGTTATCTTTTTTTGCGCCATGGGCCTCCTCCTAATAGTGTTTTACAGCCATAAGGCCGCCTTTAAATTACCGCACCGACAAATAGGCGCCTAATGCGGCGTCAGGGCATCCACTTATACCCAAAGCCCCACACCGTCGTAATGTGTTGCGGATTTGAGGGCTCCTCCTCCACCTTCATGCGTAGGCGGCGGATGTTGACATCCACAATTTTAACATCGCCGAAATAGTCCTCACCCCACACCGCCGTCAGGATCTGGCTGCGTTCCATTGCCGTTTCAGGGTTTTTCATAAAAATTTCCATAATCTGAAATTCCACCTGAGTTAGCTCAACCGGTTCGCCGTTTTTGGTGACGGTTCGACTTTTAAGATTGAGGGTAAATGGGCCCGAGGTCAGCTCATTATCCGGCTTTTTGGGGTTGGACATAGACACGCGGCGGTGAATAGCATCGACACGCGCCATAAGCTCCGACGGAGAAAACGGCTTGGTAATGTAATCGTCTGCGCCGAGCATCAACCCGTTGACTTTATCCATCTCCTGGCTCTTTGCAGTCAAAATGATGATGCCAAGCGAATCTGAGCGTTCGCGCAATTTTTTGCAGACTGAAAACCCGTCAAGTCCGGGCATCATAACATCAAGAATGACAACGTCAAAGCCCTCCTCAGCATTATCATAAGCGGCAATAGCATCCAGCCCGTTGCTTACGTCGGTGACCGAATAGCCCGCGCGCTTGAGGTTTATGACCACAAAGTCGCGAATGGCGTCCTCGTCCTCGGCAATCAGAATATTTTTCATAGCGGCTCCTTTCTAGAACTGCATCCTGTTACTGCTCTGATATTCTCTCCTAATTAAAGGGATAGACAATTTACACATTGCCGTAAATGTCTACTCTTTAGTGGGAGTGCAGTTACTGTAAATCGAGCAATGAAAACAAGCTTTGCGCCTGCTCATAGGTTATCGAATATCCCGGGTAACCCTCTTCGGGAATATAAATCTGGTAGCTATTAGCACCCTTGGTGCCCACCACGCTGTATTGCGTCGTTTCAAACTTATCCTGATAATCTGAGGGGCTAACCACACGGATACGCAACAGCTCAACATCCGAATGTTCAAGTGATTTATCAAACAGCATAAATCGCCACTCGCCCGTATCAGACTGTCGCCGTACCGTTACGGCGTCCTTCCAGCCGTCGGGCAGTTTAAGCTGATAACCCGCAGCAAAATTGACCACCGAACGCTGCACACACTGCAGCTCACCTTCAAGAATGCTCATGTATTCAGTGAGATAGACCACCTCGCGCTCATCAGTAGTGGAATAGCCCGGAAGCGGTGAAGAAACCGGTATGTCGATCAATCCATCACCATTAACATCGGCGCAGGTCAGCGTTGGGGTTGCCCGGTCAAACGACTCGTAAATACCAAGATCTTCGTTGGAAAGCGCCTCAATAATAGACTTTTGATCATCTACTACTGCAATACGGGTGGTCATTTCGTCAGAACCAAGATAGATATCAGCAAACACCGCATTCAACCCTGTTGTCAACTTGCCATATGAAAGCTTGGCATAGTCAGTCATAGCGGTGGGCATTTTAACCTCACTGGTGCGCACAATACGCCCCGAACGATATTTTATCAGCGACATAACCGCTGATTTGGTCAGATTTTTGGTGCAAAGTATCATCTCAGCAAGACCGTTGCCATCCACATCGTCGATTAAAATTTCGTTATAACTGCCCTCATATCGCGTCTCAGCACTTTCATTGGAATAAGAGTAAACCTTGCAAACTAAATTATCCTTACCCGCAATAGTCCAACCAACAATAATGTTGTTGCGCTCGGCGTTTTCAATGGGTGCGAAAGAGACGAAATCAATCTCGCCGCCTTCCCCAGGAAGCTGATAACGGCTTTTCCAAACACCATCATTCTCCGTGAGAATGCTCATCCATGAAGAAGTCAAGCCGTTAACGGTCAGCTCATAAAAAACAATGGCCTCATCCCGCCCGTCCTTATCCAAATCATCGAGCACACAAGCTGAAAGATTATCGCCCCGGCGGGGATATCGCAGCTTAAAGGTGTTGGTACCGACAGCCAGCTCAACTGCATCGTAGATGGCTGACTGTTGCGTCGTCAAGCGCGGCGGCTCAAGCAGCTCGTTGACGCCGAGCTGCACGCCGTTGCAAGCGCTTAAAAGCAGTAATGATAAAAGCAGCGCTAAAAGCCGCACCGGCCTCACCTCCCTGTTTTAAAGCCTTCCGCCCACTAAAAATAAGGCAGAAAAAACTGTCCGTCCACCGCTTAACAGCGCATCGGCACAGCTCTAAACACATTTTTCTATACCTAATTATTATACCACCAGATAGTTTTGTGTCAATCGCTCAGGTGGTGTCATCCATTAACTAGCTGTAATAATTCTGTAGCATTATCCCCTTTTTCCGAAGCCATTAAAACCAGCATGGTAAAGCTTGTAGTAATGGGCTTTAATTTTCCATTTGATTATGGTAAAATTACCGCAAAAAGGTGAACTAAAAGCTAAACGACTCTACCTCTTAGTTGTACAATGCTTTTGATGGGCAAACTTTTATCCCTGAATACTTTGGCGCTATGGTAAGTGAAAACGAATGAGATACGCGGGCGCAATCGCCCCGCGTTATTCCATACTCTGACGGGAGGTAAAATGACATTATGAAAAAGTTATTACTACTCACAACGGGCGGAACAATCGCCTCAACCCCATCGGAAGATGGTCTGCGCCCGACAGCACCCGGCGCGGGGCTGCTGGAACTGGCCGGCCCGCTCACCTATGATGTCACGATACGCGACCTGCTCACTCTTGATTCCTCCAATGTTCAGCCCGAAGAGTGGCAGCTGATTGCCCGCACAGTATTTGAGCAGCGCGGTGAATTTGACGGCATCGTTATTACCCACGGTACCGACACGATGGCCTATACGGCCTCGATGCTCAGCTTTATGCTTCCGGGTATCGACCTGCCAGTGGTACTCACCGGTAGCCAGTTACCGATTTTTCATCCGCTTTCCGATGCGCCGGACAACCTGCGCACCGCCTTTGCCATGGCGGTCAGCGGTGTCCCGGGTATTTTTGTAGCGTTTGACCGCAAAGTGCTGTTGGGCTGTCGCTCAGTCAAGATTCGCACCACCGGCTTTGATGCCTTCGACAGCGTCAACCTGCCTCCGGTGGCGGAGGTCAGCTCGGATGGACTTGTTATAAATCCTCAGCTGCTGCCCGTAAAAAGTACCCTCTGCACGCTGGCCGATCAAGTGGATAACCGCGTGGCATTGTTCAAGCTGATTCCCGGGCTGGATCCCCGCTTTCTTGAAGCGCTACTTCAACTCGACTGTCACGGCGTGGTGCTTGAAGCATTCGGTTCGGGGGGGCTGGCCTTCTTGCGCCGCGATCTCGTGACTGCACTTGAGTATCTGGTGGAACACGGTGTTTCGGTCGTGGTGTGCAGCCAATGCCTGTATGAGCGCAGCGATATGACCACCTATGAAGTGGGGCGGCGTGCGCTGCAAAAAGGCGTCATTCCCGGCGGCGATATGACTTCAGAAGCCGCCGTTACCAAGCTAATGTGGGCACTGGCCAATACCGCCTCACCCAAGGAAGTCTCAGCACTGTTTGCCCAAAATCTCACTGGCGAAATTAGCGTACGGTAACAGCGGAGCATGCGGGGGAATGTAGCGATATGAGCGGCGCCTAGCGCGTCGCTTATAGCAAATCCAGTCAAGAAGGAGTGGATCGACGCTATTCTTATAAATGTGACATACTGTTGTCAGAATTAAGCTTGTATACTGATTCTCATACCCGTATTAAAAATAGAATCTGTATGGTGGTGTATATAATGCAGGGATATGTGGATAAAAGGGCTCTCATCGCAGAAATCGAAAAGACAGCCGTCCAATTCATCTCGGAATTTGACGGCATTGCGGAAGCGGAGAAAGACCTGTGCTTCGACGGCGTAGACCGCACACCACAGGAAATGCTTGCCTACCAATTAGGTTGGATGCATTTGCTGTTGGGCTGGGAGCACGACGAACAGCAGGGCAAAATTGTCATCACACCTGCACCCGGCTATAAGTGGAATCAGTTGGGCGGACTGTATCAAAGCTTTTATGACCGCTATCGACAAGCATCGTTGTCAGCGCTCAGAGAGACTTTTGCTGCAACAGTTTTTGAACTGACCACTTGGGTCGATAGCCTTGAAGAAACGGTGATATTTACCCCCGGCGGCAGAAAGTGGGCGGCTTCGACATCCTGCAACTGGCCTGTATGGAAATGGGTTCACATCAATACTGTTGCCCCTTTTAAATCCTTTCGCAGTAAGATACGCAAGTGGAAAAAGATGCAGTCCAACCAATGCTAAACAAGCTAGAACGTATTAAGCAGTTTATTACGACCTCTATTTTTAAAGTTAATGCCTAATCAGTGCCACCATTGTGTGCAAAGCGACCCGCCAATCTCACCGATTGACGGGTCGCTTTTTCGCTTTATTATCTA from Oscillospiraceae bacterium MB24-C1 includes the following:
- a CDS encoding HAMP domain-containing sensor histidine kinase, producing the protein MAQKKITTRWLTGSLGIILVILVLVEVAVILAVRMFYYSSVQQTLVSQANTVSTLLSKYSIDPSADYQREVRSLIENFEQRDRMELMAVDAYGGITTTSSGFPVAEKIEMPDFEEALVASDGMGRFQGRIGEENIMAVSCVAPVNDESITAVRLVVSLAKVDSLIFSIITVAVVFGVAIIFFMVLSGSYFISSIVIPVGEIGKTARKIAQGDFATRLVSRNDDEIGDLCETINYMAEELGNSEKLKNEFISSVSHELRTPLTAIKGWSETIRDADAGDRETVQKGMQVIISETDRLAMMVEELLDFSRMQSGRFKLVIERIDLLAELEEAVLMYTEKARREEIKLTYDEQLEAAVVMADKNRLRQVFINIIDNAIKYSDAGGSVKVAVQQQNGYFVISVTDSGCGISPEDLPKIKKKFYKANLTRRGSGIGLAVADEIVAAFLGVLEVTSVLDEGTTVTIRIPNATLYEQLKHKAPEQGGEEQPY
- the prmC gene encoding peptide chain release factor N(5)-glutamine methyltransferase encodes the protein MTVSQLYLQCRKKLTHDTADFDLSQLFYAQFGAQAQHTRPNDEIAADDALIFSQKVKRLVDGYPLQYLLGEWEFYSIPLKVGEGVLIPRPDTETLVDAALGLLSQEPLAKVADFCAGSGAISLAVAQNLPQCEVYALELSKEALRYLRENTKDCPRISVMEADVLGDLAPLGLPKLDMIISNPPYLTAKELTELPQPVRYEPKMALDGGEDGLVFYRSISQSAKMLLAPNGMLLFEAGWQQAQQIADIMSGQGYHSIGFAKDLSGIDRCVYGRTPSVTDV
- a CDS encoding asparaginase, yielding MKKLLLLTTGGTIASTPSEDGLRPTAPGAGLLELAGPLTYDVTIRDLLTLDSSNVQPEEWQLIARTVFEQRGEFDGIVITHGTDTMAYTASMLSFMLPGIDLPVVLTGSQLPIFHPLSDAPDNLRTAFAMAVSGVPGIFVAFDRKVLLGCRSVKIRTTGFDAFDSVNLPPVAEVSSDGLVINPQLLPVKSTLCTLADQVDNRVALFKLIPGLDPRFLEALLQLDCHGVVLEAFGSGGLAFLRRDLVTALEYLVEHGVSVVVCSQCLYERSDMTTYEVGRRALQKGVIPGGDMTSEAAVTKLMWALANTASPKEVSALFAQNLTGEISVR
- a CDS encoding response regulator transcription factor, translating into MKNILIAEDEDAIRDFVVINLKRAGYSVTDVSNGLDAIAAYDNAEEGFDVVILDVMMPGLDGFSVCKKLRERSDSLGIIILTAKSQEMDKVNGLMLGADDYITKPFSPSELMARVDAIHRRVSMSNPKKPDNELTSGPFTLNLKSRTVTKNGEPVELTQVEFQIMEIFMKNPETAMERSQILTAVWGEDYFGDVKIVDVNIRRLRMKVEEEPSNPQHITTVWGFGYKWMP
- a CDS encoding DUF1385 domain-containing protein — protein: MSNTNERKKTSIGGSALIEGVMMRGPYTTAMAVRKPNGELDISEWRTEEGSKPWYKKTPIIRGVFNFFDSMAVSYKCLMKSAEISGFEEEPSGFEKKLMDWFGENFSKVLAGVAGVFGVLLAVALFMVLPTFLIGLIRPFVATRLLLSLIEAVVKIGIFLAYLFLVSRMPEIHRVFEYHGAEHKTIACYEAGEELTPENVMKHSRFHPRCGTSFILIVLVVSALVFSLVTWDNLIVRIALKLVCLPLVVGIAYEIIKLAGRYDTPCTRIISAPGLWLQRLTTNEPDVSEIEAAIAAMRPCIPQNQEDDRW
- a CDS encoding ClbS/DfsB family four-helix bundle protein, whose translation is MQGYVDKRALIAEIEKTAVQFISEFDGIAEAEKDLCFDGVDRTPQEMLAYQLGWMHLLLGWEHDEQQGKIVITPAPGYKWNQLGGLYQSFYDRYRQASLSALRETFAATVFELTTWVDSLEETVIFTPGGRKWAASTSCNWPVWKWVHINTVAPFKSFRSKIRKWKKMQSNQC